A stretch of the Archocentrus centrarchus isolate MPI-CPG fArcCen1 unplaced genomic scaffold, fArcCen1 scaffold_29_ctg1, whole genome shotgun sequence genome encodes the following:
- the LOC115776266 gene encoding uncharacterized protein LOC115776266, protein MKSSFLLILSLITEKNVCPKPFYQNVNKTENTTIRCDSPHKHQSYFFCKQSNSSCIDVLSGKSSSKYTDTNRDKGFNVSISTVSLQDAGLYWCGIKSNDNNYNFLLKQIQLKVIVNFRRSLMIGQNFSYWCKYDDDSLLTKFICKGDDPSTCQPLVNTTNTEMNVKFSMTDNKQKKNISITMREVTVNDSGTYWCGAESTDRRRFFIHKLLVTVVSPTPATSTVSSSAAITAAAWTHSEGADGEVHGVSEAVFSVIICAAVTAASDSSDPHLQTIFMFKNHRKPYRRGLYL, encoded by the exons ATGAAGAGCTCTTTCCTACTCATCCTCTCACTGATCACAG AGAAAAATGTCTGCCCAAAACCCTTttatcaaaatgtaaataaaacagaaaacaccacCATCAGATGTGATTCTCCACACAAGCACCAGTCCTACTTTTTCTGCAAACAAAGCAATTCCAGCTGCATAGATGTTTTATCAGGAAAATCAAGTTCAAAATACACGGACACAAACAGAGACAAAGGATTCAATGTGTCCATCAGTACCGTGTCTCTGCAGGACGCTGGTCTCTACTGGTGTGGCATAAAATCAAATGACAACAATTACAATTTTTTACTCAAACAAATCCAGCTTAAAG ttattgTTAACTTCAGAAGATCCCTGATGATCGGACAGAACTTCTCATACTGGTGTAAATACGATGACGACTCCTTACTTACAAAATTCATCTGCAAGGGAGATGATCCATCTACATGTCAGCCTCTTGTAAACACCACAAATACTGAGATGAACGTGAAATTTTCCATGACtgacaacaaacaaaagaaaaacatcagcatcacAATGAGAGAGGTGACAGTGAACGACAGCGGGACGTACTGGTGTGGAGCAGAAAGCACCGACAGGCGGCGCTTCTTCATCCACAAACTCTTGGTGACTGTAG tatcACCGACTCCAGCCACATCTACTGTTTCTTCATCTGCAGCgatcactgcagctgcatggACTCACAGTGAGGGTGCTGATGGAGAAGTTCATG GCGTCTCTGAGGCCGTCTTCTCTGTGATCATCTGTGCAGCTGTCACTGCTGCTTCTGATAGTTCTGATCCTCATCTACAAAC gATTTTCATGTTCAAAAACCACAGGAAACCGTACAGACGAG GATTGTACCTATGA